The following proteins are encoded in a genomic region of Candidatus Leptovillus gracilis:
- a CDS encoding universal stress protein, whose translation MQQQESINYRLAIEDFRQARRQAAMQQAVARLRGESVDLLSYDDVRKKLKMTGLAEQGIQEIPLAAIVGSVGRSGDYTRDFLPVKDSDQQRWAKVKAAFMSPTGVPPISVYKVGDAYFVRDGNHRVSVARQLGNNTIDAYVTEVRTRVSLSPDDDPEAIILKERYANFLEKTDLDEIRPGADLRMTWSGFYSMLLEHINAHQYFLGLDWQRDVSYAEAVGHWYDEVYLPVVALLYERGLFKEFPGRTEADLYALLADYRREVAEQLGWEMDAQTAVTRLVGHKSPKPEKVLSRVAGRILDSVIPDELEAGPRPGIWREERLEPMVPSAIFNDILVAVDGDPDHWQTLDHALTVAAHNNGRLLGVLVARPDDELTDAEQVQQAAHIRQVETEFLARCAAAGVRCEFAVDWGQVSAALLRRSIWADLVIFGMSHPPDETPAGRLRSGLTPLLQRCSRPILAVPLEAHSPMDRMLLAYDGSPKSREALFIATYRAARYGFSLVVVVVVNERVTPDTADSARQYLADHGVTAEFVVQYSDNAGEVLLTTAAAHQCNLLIMGGFGRQPFWRIMLGSLVDRMLREFPEPILISR comes from the coding sequence ATGCAACAACAAGAGTCTATCAACTACCGGTTAGCGATTGAAGATTTCCGCCAGGCGCGGCGGCAGGCGGCGATGCAGCAGGCCGTCGCCCGCCTGCGCGGCGAGTCTGTGGACCTGTTGTCCTACGACGACGTGCGCAAAAAGCTCAAAATGACCGGTCTGGCCGAACAGGGCATTCAAGAAATCCCGCTGGCTGCCATCGTCGGCAGTGTGGGACGGTCGGGCGATTATACCCGCGACTTTTTGCCCGTTAAAGACAGCGACCAGCAGCGCTGGGCGAAAGTGAAGGCCGCTTTTATGTCGCCGACCGGCGTGCCGCCTATCTCCGTCTATAAAGTGGGCGACGCCTATTTTGTGCGCGATGGCAACCATCGCGTGTCTGTGGCCCGCCAGTTGGGCAATAACACCATAGATGCTTACGTCACCGAAGTACGCACCCGTGTCTCATTAAGCCCAGACGACGACCCGGAAGCGATCATTCTGAAAGAGCGGTACGCCAATTTCCTGGAAAAAACTGACCTGGACGAAATTCGCCCCGGCGCGGATTTGCGGATGACCTGGTCGGGCTTTTACAGTATGCTGCTGGAACACATTAACGCCCATCAATATTTTCTGGGCCTGGATTGGCAGCGCGATGTATCTTACGCTGAAGCGGTGGGGCACTGGTACGACGAGGTGTATTTGCCGGTGGTGGCCTTGTTGTATGAGCGCGGTTTGTTTAAGGAATTTCCGGGGCGCACGGAGGCGGATTTGTATGCTCTGTTGGCCGATTACCGCCGGGAAGTGGCCGAGCAGTTGGGTTGGGAGATGGATGCGCAAACGGCCGTTACCCGTCTCGTCGGCCACAAAAGCCCCAAACCAGAAAAGGTCCTCAGCCGCGTGGCCGGTCGCATCCTGGATTCCGTCATCCCCGACGAGTTGGAAGCGGGGCCAAGACCGGGCATCTGGCGCGAAGAGCGGCTGGAACCCATGGTCCCCAGCGCCATTTTCAACGACATCCTGGTGGCCGTAGATGGCGACCCAGACCACTGGCAGACGTTGGACCATGCCCTGACCGTGGCGGCGCACAATAACGGCCGTTTGCTGGGCGTGCTGGTTGCCCGGCCAGACGACGAATTGACCGATGCAGAACAAGTCCAACAAGCGGCGCATATCCGGCAGGTGGAAACCGAATTCCTGGCCCGCTGTGCTGCGGCGGGCGTGCGCTGCGAATTTGCCGTAGACTGGGGCCAGGTTTCCGCCGCTTTGCTGCGCCGCTCCATCTGGGCCGACTTGGTCATCTTTGGCATGAGCCATCCGCCAGACGAAACCCCCGCCGGACGACTGCGCTCCGGCCTGACGCCGCTGCTGCAGCGCTGCTCGCGGCCCATCCTGGCTGTGCCGCTGGAAGCCCACAGCCCCATGGACCGGATGCTGCTGGCATATGACGGCAGCCCCAAATCCAGGGAAGCGCTGTTTATCGCCACCTATCGCGCGGCGCGTTATGGTTTCTCGCTGGTGGTCGTGGTGGTGGTCAATGAGCGCGTGACGCCGGATACGGCCGACAGCGCCCGCCAATACCTGGCCGACCACGGGGTAACAGCGGAATTTGTGGTGCAGTACAGCGACAACGCCGGTGAGGTGCTGCTGACGACGGCCGCTGCCCATCAATGCAACTTGCTGATCATGGGTGGATTTGGCCGCCAGCCATTTTGGCGTATCATGTTAGGTAGCCTGGTAGACCGGATGCTGCGCGAATTTCCCGAACCCATCCTGATCAGCCGTTGA
- a CDS encoding universal stress protein, protein MTQLGDLRHEAAVRDFRRARREAALQQLLARVTGKSADLLAYNQVSEQLKISGGEELGVQEIPLDAIVGSVGRYQDFTRSFMPRSDQDVERWVRVKTAVNNMHGMSPIDVYKVGDAYFVIDGNHRVSVARQLGSDTITAHVTDVKSRVPLSDRADATEIICKARYLDFLEQTNLDNQFPGADLTMTFAGNYRALLAQIETQRRRIQERRGEPITFHEAAAGWYELVYLPIIALIREQGVLRNFPERTEADIYILLSERRAELEEVLGWDVDVETAVSDLAAMRSPGSQWPVSGLGERLLDVLRPEGFEDGPEPGRWRQQVSRRSDKRLFTQILAPVRGSSEDWRMVDLALEVARRENGRLLGLHIVESDEERDSAAANNVKTVFDQRCENVGVRGELVVAAGSISRTIVERAAYADLVVVNLMNPPRNKPLVRLGSGFTFLIQRSPRPLLVVPGGRGSAMKRALLAYDGSPKANEALFVAAYLALRWRTALTVLTVETPFTPPTALTAAQTYLAEYDVAAEYILREKPIAEAVLETAVSHNNDLLIMGGFGFRPMQHMVLGSTVDYMLREFPHPMLICR, encoded by the coding sequence ATGACTCAATTAGGCGATTTGCGGCATGAAGCGGCGGTACGCGATTTTCGGCGGGCGCGGCGGGAGGCGGCTTTGCAGCAGTTGTTGGCGCGGGTGACGGGCAAATCGGCCGATTTGTTGGCGTATAACCAGGTCAGTGAGCAGCTTAAAATCTCCGGCGGCGAGGAATTGGGCGTGCAGGAAATTCCACTGGATGCCATTGTGGGCAGCGTGGGGCGTTACCAGGACTTTACGCGCAGTTTTATGCCCCGTTCAGACCAGGATGTGGAGCGATGGGTGCGGGTGAAAACGGCCGTCAACAATATGCACGGTATGTCGCCCATAGATGTGTACAAAGTTGGCGACGCCTATTTTGTCATAGACGGCAATCACCGCGTCTCCGTGGCCCGGCAGTTGGGCAGCGACACCATCACCGCCCACGTCACCGACGTGAAGTCGCGTGTGCCTTTATCTGACCGGGCCGATGCCACCGAGATTATTTGTAAAGCGCGCTACCTGGACTTTTTGGAGCAGACCAATCTGGATAATCAGTTCCCCGGCGCGGATTTGACGATGACATTTGCCGGGAATTATCGGGCGCTGCTGGCGCAAATTGAAACGCAGCGGCGGCGTATTCAGGAGCGGCGCGGCGAACCCATTACCTTTCACGAGGCGGCGGCCGGCTGGTATGAACTGGTCTACCTGCCCATCATCGCCCTCATCCGCGAGCAGGGGGTGCTGCGCAACTTCCCGGAGCGCACCGAAGCCGACATATACATTTTGCTGTCGGAGCGGCGCGCCGAGTTGGAAGAAGTATTGGGCTGGGATGTGGACGTAGAAACGGCCGTATCCGACCTCGCTGCCATGCGTTCCCCTGGTTCGCAATGGCCGGTCTCTGGCCTGGGCGAACGGCTGCTAGACGTGCTGCGCCCGGAAGGCTTTGAAGACGGCCCGGAACCCGGCCGATGGCGGCAGCAAGTTTCGCGGCGCAGCGACAAACGGCTGTTCACCCAAATTTTGGCCCCGGTGCGCGGCAGCAGCGAAGATTGGCGCATGGTAGACCTGGCTCTGGAAGTAGCCCGACGGGAGAACGGCCGTCTGCTCGGCCTGCACATCGTCGAAAGCGACGAGGAGCGAGACAGCGCCGCCGCCAACAATGTCAAAACGGTCTTCGACCAACGTTGTGAAAACGTTGGCGTGCGCGGCGAATTGGTGGTGGCCGCCGGCAGCATCAGCCGCACCATCGTCGAGCGCGCCGCCTATGCCGACCTGGTGGTGGTGAACCTGATGAACCCACCGCGTAACAAACCATTGGTGCGCCTGGGTTCTGGCTTCACCTTTCTCATTCAACGCAGCCCTCGGCCGCTGCTGGTTGTGCCAGGCGGCCGGGGTTCGGCCATGAAGCGGGCGCTGCTGGCTTATGATGGCAGCCCCAAGGCCAACGAAGCGCTGTTTGTGGCCGCTTATCTGGCCTTGCGCTGGCGCACGGCGCTGACGGTGCTGACGGTAGAGACGCCGTTCACCCCGCCCACCGCTTTAACGGCGGCGCAAACCTACCTGGCCGAATACGATGTAGCGGCGGAGTACATCTTGCGTGAAAAACCAATTGCCGAGGCTGTGCTGGAAACGGCCGTCAGCCACAACAACGATCTTCTCATCATGGGCGGCTTTGGCTTTCGGCCGATGCAGCACATGGTTCTAGGCAGCACCGTAGATTACATGCTGCGCGAATTTCCCCATCCCATGCTTATTTGCCGTTAG
- the hisG gene encoding ATP phosphoribosyltransferase: MTRTDIRLALPSKGALQIEALELMADCGLKVFRPNPRQYKATIPALPGVSVLFQRPGDIVVGVRQGSIDFGITGLDIIAEKGNLNGDRPILTLHESLGFGPCTLNLAVPEPSPVYTMADLRQWAAELAADGRSLRIATKFPRTTSRFLDRHNVTGYKLIDAEGTLEIAPDIGFADLISDLVSSGTTLRDNHLRPLTDGLILESQAALIANRGALQSRLEVRGVARQMLEYIEAHLRAQGSYLIIANVRGESPQAISRQMAGRPFIGGLQGPTIATIVPPTDSAGNLVLGEHCRGQGQPGPGHRRTAGHRRQRRHRHAHHLHF, translated from the coding sequence ATGACCCGCACAGATATTCGTCTGGCGCTGCCCAGCAAGGGGGCGCTGCAAATTGAAGCGTTAGAGTTGATGGCCGACTGCGGTCTGAAGGTGTTCCGACCCAATCCGCGCCAATATAAGGCGACCATCCCCGCCTTGCCCGGCGTGTCGGTTCTGTTCCAACGGCCGGGCGACATCGTGGTTGGGGTGCGGCAGGGCAGCATTGATTTTGGCATCACCGGGCTGGACATCATCGCCGAGAAGGGCAACCTGAACGGCGACCGGCCCATCCTCACCCTCCACGAGTCGCTGGGTTTTGGCCCCTGCACGCTCAACCTGGCCGTACCGGAGCCGTCGCCGGTGTACACGATGGCCGATTTGCGGCAGTGGGCGGCGGAATTGGCGGCCGACGGCCGTTCCCTGCGCATCGCCACCAAATTCCCCCGCACTACCAGTCGCTTTCTCGACCGACACAACGTCACCGGTTACAAACTAATCGACGCCGAAGGCACGCTGGAAATTGCCCCGGACATCGGCTTCGCCGACCTGATCAGCGATTTGGTCTCGTCGGGCACGACGCTGCGGGATAACCATTTACGGCCGTTAACCGACGGCCTCATTCTGGAATCCCAGGCGGCGCTGATTGCCAACCGGGGAGCGTTGCAAAGCCGCCTCGAAGTACGCGGCGTCGCCCGGCAGATGCTGGAATACATCGAAGCCCACCTGCGCGCCCAGGGGTCGTACCTCATCATCGCCAATGTGCGCGGCGAATCGCCGCAAGCCATTTCGCGGCAGATGGCGGGACGACCGTTCATCGGCGGCCTGCAAGGCCCGACCATCGCCACCATCGTGCCGCCAACCGACTCGGCGGGAAACCTGGTACTCGGTGAGCATTGTCGTGGGCAAGGCCAACCTGGTCCCGGCCATCGCCGAACTGCGGGCCATCGGCGGCAGCGGCGTCATCGTCACGCCCATCACCTACATTTTTGA
- the hisD gene encoding histidinol dehydrogenase: MIKVFSVEEAQKTILRREMALEPDVPPALQASLDRLFGRGATPETAVAHILRDVRQKGDAALRDWTLKIDGVQLAGLSVSQFDREMGGKRISTSLYEALGQAAHRIRRFHELQPLPNWTTDTLGGLLGQRVTPIQRVGVYVPGGTAPLPSSLLMAVIPAQVAGVTEIVVATPPGKDGKVADVILAAAQICGIETIYTLGGAQAIAALAFGTESVRRVDKVVGAGGLFTTLAKRQVYGIVGIDGLYGPTETAVVADDSANPAWVAADLLAQAEHDVLATAILFTPSRELATAVQVEIGRQMEHLSRANIIAQSLNGQGGIVLTASLDEACQLASDFAAEHTCLAVADPAAYAGKIPNAGGLFIGERSFEVLGDYVAGPSHVMPTSGTARFASPLNVLDFVKITSLIQLDDATSASLSPIAAQLAHAEGLTAHAGAAEKRMEIRD, from the coding sequence ATGATCAAGGTTTTTTCGGTAGAAGAAGCACAAAAGACGATTTTGCGGCGGGAGATGGCGCTGGAGCCGGACGTACCGCCGGCGTTGCAGGCCAGTCTGGACCGTTTGTTTGGGCGTGGGGCGACGCCGGAAACGGCCGTGGCCCACATCCTCCGCGACGTGCGCCAGAAGGGCGACGCCGCCTTGCGCGATTGGACGCTGAAGATTGATGGCGTGCAGTTGGCCGGTTTGTCGGTTAGTCAATTTGATAGAGAGATGGGCGGCAAGCGCATCTCCACGTCGCTGTACGAAGCGTTAGGTCAGGCCGCCCACCGCATCCGCCGGTTCCACGAATTGCAGCCGCTGCCCAACTGGACCACCGACACGCTGGGCGGCCTGCTGGGCCAGCGCGTCACGCCGATTCAGCGAGTGGGCGTCTACGTGCCCGGCGGCACCGCGCCGCTGCCTTCCAGCCTGCTGATGGCCGTCATTCCGGCGCAAGTGGCCGGCGTGACCGAAATCGTCGTCGCCACGCCGCCGGGTAAGGATGGCAAAGTGGCCGACGTGATCCTGGCGGCGGCGCAAATTTGCGGCATCGAGACGATTTACACGTTGGGTGGAGCGCAAGCTATCGCGGCGCTGGCCTTTGGCACGGAAAGTGTGCGCCGCGTAGACAAAGTGGTGGGCGCGGGCGGGCTGTTTACCACGCTGGCGAAGCGGCAGGTGTATGGCATTGTGGGCATTGATGGCTTGTATGGGCCGACGGAAACGGCCGTTGTCGCCGACGATTCGGCCAATCCCGCCTGGGTAGCCGCCGATTTGCTGGCCCAGGCGGAACATGACGTGCTGGCAACGGCGATTTTGTTTACGCCATCGCGGGAATTGGCAACGGCCGTGCAAGTAGAAATCGGTCGGCAGATGGAACACCTCAGCCGCGCCAACATCATCGCCCAATCGCTCAACGGGCAGGGTGGCATCGTGCTCACCGCCAGCCTGGACGAAGCGTGCCAGCTTGCCAGCGATTTTGCCGCCGAACACACCTGCCTGGCCGTCGCCGACCCGGCGGCTTATGCAGGCAAAATCCCCAACGCTGGCGGCCTGTTCATTGGCGAACGCAGCTTTGAGGTGCTGGGCGATTACGTGGCTGGTCCGAGCCACGTCATGCCCACCAGCGGTACGGCCCGCTTTGCCTCACCGCTGAATGTGCTGGACTTTGTCAAAATCACCAGCCTCATCCAACTCGACGACGCCACCTCTGCCAGCCTCAGCCCCATCGCCGCCCAACTGGCCCACGCCGAAGGGCTGACCGCCCACGCGGGTGCGGCGGAGAAGCGGATGGAGATTAGAGATTAG
- a CDS encoding Txe/YoeB family addiction module toxin gives MTWKILILPKAESDLDWFRRHDRQLYLKCFDLVRDIANDPRQGLGKPERLKYFEREVWSRRVSHEHRLVYVVYSAEEQVEIVSCKSHYEMGD, from the coding sequence ATGACCTGGAAAATCCTCATCCTGCCCAAAGCCGAAAGTGACCTGGATTGGTTTCGTCGCCATGACCGCCAACTGTACTTGAAGTGCTTCGACCTGGTACGCGATATTGCCAACGATCCGCGCCAGGGTCTGGGCAAGCCAGAACGGCTGAAATATTTTGAACGCGAAGTCTGGTCGCGCCGCGTGTCGCATGAACACCGCCTGGTTTATGTTGTGTACTCAGCCGAAGAACAAGTCGAAATTGTCTCCTGTAAATCCCACTACGAAATGGGAGATTAG
- a CDS encoding type II toxin-antitoxin system prevent-host-death family antitoxin: MEALTISEARKRLFELRQQVVDDNDRVIMTHKQGNVVLISLDEWEAYQETVRLLNDKASLKALVDSFAAHDANKTQGKTPDELFADLP; the protein is encoded by the coding sequence GTGGAAGCTCTAACAATTTCTGAAGCCCGTAAACGATTGTTTGAACTGCGCCAACAGGTTGTAGACGACAACGACCGGGTGATTATGACCCATAAACAAGGCAATGTGGTCCTCATTTCGTTGGATGAATGGGAAGCGTACCAGGAAACTGTGCGTCTGCTCAACGACAAAGCCTCCCTGAAAGCATTGGTAGATTCCTTTGCCGCCCATGACGCCAACAAAACCCAGGGTAAAACGCCCGATGAACTGTTCGCCGATCTGCCATGA
- the hisC gene encoding histidinol-phosphate transaminase: MNPREFVRPDVAAMEAYTPIVPFEVLSRRLGRAPEEIVKLDANENPYGPSPRALAALAAGKYYHIYPDPEALELREALSEYTAVPPSYLMAGMGADELIDLVLRVVLAPGDVVVDCPPSFGMYPFSTAVNSGQYVPVRRQADFSLDVAGIEQAVTTHKAKILILCSPNNPDGSTIDDASLRRLLALPVLVLLDEAYVDFVGEVNRGERGERGGEKISAPSAPSAVHPSRLSWVTAYENLAVLRTFSKLAGLAGLRVGYGAFPKWLLPHMWKIKQPYNVNVAASLAALASLQDREWLREKVALIVQERERMVMELGRFDWLRPYPSQANFVLFRVLGRDARQLKLDLEQQGVLVRYFNKPGLDNCIRISAGRPSDTDRLVAALSEIGD; the protein is encoded by the coding sequence ATGAATCCAAGAGAATTTGTCAGGCCGGACGTGGCGGCGATGGAGGCATATACGCCGATTGTGCCGTTTGAGGTGTTGTCGCGGCGGCTGGGACGGGCGCCGGAGGAGATTGTGAAGCTGGACGCCAACGAGAACCCGTATGGGCCGTCGCCGCGGGCGCTGGCGGCGCTGGCGGCGGGCAAGTATTACCACATCTACCCGGACCCGGAGGCATTGGAACTGCGGGAGGCGTTGAGTGAGTACACGGCCGTTCCCCCCTCCTATCTCATGGCCGGCATGGGCGCAGATGAATTGATTGACCTGGTGCTGCGCGTGGTCCTTGCGCCGGGCGACGTGGTGGTAGACTGCCCGCCCAGCTTTGGCATGTATCCGTTTAGCACGGCCGTTAACAGCGGCCAATACGTCCCGGTGCGGCGGCAGGCCGATTTTAGCCTAGACGTGGCGGGCATCGAGCAGGCGGTAACGACCCACAAGGCCAAAATCCTCATCCTCTGCTCGCCCAACAACCCGGATGGCAGCACTATAGACGATGCCTCTCTGCGCCGCCTGCTGGCGCTGCCCGTGCTGGTGCTGCTGGACGAGGCGTATGTGGATTTTGTGGGGGAGGTTAACCGCGGAGAACGCGGAGAGCGCGGAGGGGAAAAAATCTCCGCGCCCTCCGCGCCCTCCGCGGTTCATCCTTCCCGATTGTCTTGGGTGACGGCGTATGAGAACCTGGCGGTTCTGCGGACGTTTAGCAAGCTGGCGGGGCTGGCAGGGCTGCGCGTGGGGTATGGCGCGTTCCCCAAATGGCTGCTGCCGCACATGTGGAAGATCAAGCAGCCGTATAACGTGAATGTGGCGGCTTCGCTGGCGGCGCTGGCTTCGCTGCAAGACCGGGAATGGCTGCGCGAGAAAGTGGCGCTGATTGTGCAGGAGCGGGAGCGGATGGTGATGGAGTTGGGGCGGTTTGATTGGTTACGGCCGTATCCCAGCCAGGCCAACTTTGTCCTCTTTCGCGTTTTAGGCCGAGATGCGCGACAATTGAAGCTGGACTTGGAGCAGCAGGGCGTCCTGGTACGCTACTTTAACAAACCCGGTCTGGATAACTGTATTCGCATCAGTGCGGGACGGCCGTCGGATACGGACCGGTTGGTGGCCGCGCTGTCAGAGATTGGAGATTAG
- the hisB gene encoding imidazoleglycerol-phosphate dehydratase HisB: MGRTTMIHRQTGETDITVTLNLDGTGQHEISTGIGFLDHMLTAVAVHGLFDLQVQATGDLHIDSHHTIEDVGIVFGQVLNNALGDRKGIQRVGHAYVPMDEALAFVALDFSGRPYTIFQATWATPTIGQFPTDLVQHFFESVAVHGRMTLHAKVDGRNDHHKAEALFKALARALRTAVDFDPRRADVASTKGTGPQPVRHFLGDLVMKIALISDIHGNFVALTAVLAAIAQEKFDQIVCLGDVVVGGPQPREVLTAVRALSCPVVMGNTDEWLLSPTPFTIRSEADQILYDVELWGAGQLTGEDKAFVRTFQPTIELDLGYGRSLLCFHGSPRHNMEVIRATTLDEELAEKLGGVQAAIFAGGHTHTPLLRRYGDGFVLNPGSVGLPFYRGADGRFINPARAEYALVTVDNGRLDITLHRVAYNLDDLRTAVTRSAMPHPDHFLTDWVPGESQ; the protein is encoded by the coding sequence ATGGGGCGAACAACAATGATTCACCGCCAGACTGGCGAAACCGACATCACGGTCACGCTTAATCTGGATGGCACAGGGCAGCACGAAATCAGCACGGGCATTGGGTTTTTGGACCATATGCTCACGGCCGTTGCCGTCCATGGCCTTTTTGATTTGCAGGTGCAGGCCACCGGCGATTTGCACATAGACAGCCATCACACCATCGAAGACGTGGGCATTGTTTTCGGACAGGTCCTCAACAATGCTTTAGGCGACCGCAAAGGCATCCAGCGCGTCGGCCATGCCTACGTGCCGATGGATGAGGCGCTGGCTTTTGTGGCCCTGGATTTTAGCGGACGGCCGTATACCATCTTCCAGGCGACGTGGGCGACACCAACCATCGGCCAGTTCCCTACCGATCTGGTGCAGCACTTTTTCGAGTCGGTAGCGGTGCATGGGCGGATGACCTTACACGCGAAGGTAGACGGCCGTAACGACCACCACAAAGCAGAAGCGCTGTTTAAGGCGCTGGCGCGGGCTTTGCGAACGGCCGTAGACTTTGATCCACGCCGGGCGGATGTGGCCAGTACGAAGGGAACCGGACCCCAGCCGGTCAGGCATTTTCTTGGGGATTTGGTTATGAAAATCGCACTAATTTCTGACATTCATGGAAACTTTGTGGCGTTAACGGCCGTTCTGGCGGCCATTGCCCAGGAAAAGTTCGACCAGATCGTTTGTCTGGGCGACGTGGTGGTGGGCGGACCACAGCCACGCGAGGTGTTGACGGCCGTACGCGCCCTATCCTGTCCGGTGGTCATGGGCAATACCGACGAATGGCTGCTGTCGCCCACGCCTTTCACCATCCGCAGCGAAGCGGACCAGATTTTGTACGATGTGGAATTGTGGGGCGCAGGCCAGCTTACCGGTGAGGACAAGGCGTTTGTGCGCACCTTCCAACCGACCATCGAGCTGGATTTGGGTTACGGCCGTTCCCTGCTTTGTTTCCACGGCTCCCCCCGGCACAACATGGAAGTCATCCGGGCAACCACGCTGGACGAAGAACTGGCCGAGAAACTGGGCGGTGTCCAGGCTGCGATTTTTGCCGGCGGGCACACCCACACCCCGCTGCTGCGCCGCTACGGCGACGGTTTTGTCCTCAATCCGGGCAGCGTTGGGCTGCCGTTTTACCGCGGAGCCGACGGCCGTTTCATCAATCCGGCGCGGGCGGAATATGCACTGGTAACGGTAGATAACGGCCGTCTCGACATCACCCTGCACCGCGTCGCCTACAACCTGGACGATTTGCGCACGGCCGTAACGCGCAGCGCCATGCCCCACCCCGACCACTTTCTGACCGATTGGGTCCCCGGAGAAAGCCAATGA
- the hisH gene encoding imidazole glycerol phosphate synthase subunit HisH, whose amino-acid sequence MTQPITVIDYGASNIRSAQKAFEYIGTTVILTEDPEVVRRADKLVLPGVGAFGSGMDGLRQRNLPAAIHEAVQRGVPFLGICVGMQLMFSEGHEMGIHQGLDLMAGKVVRFPEKLSMVNGQWSMVNGPIRNPKSEIRNLKIPHMGWNQLEPAWENPLLAGVEMGDYAYFVHSYYCDVTEATAVLAWTDYGLPFASVVARDNLYGLQFHPEKSQSVGLRILRNFLNI is encoded by the coding sequence ATGACTCAACCCATCACCGTGATTGACTACGGCGCCAGCAACATTCGCTCGGCGCAGAAAGCGTTTGAGTACATTGGCACGACCGTGATTTTGACCGAAGACCCAGAAGTGGTACGCCGCGCCGACAAACTGGTGCTGCCCGGCGTTGGGGCGTTTGGTTCCGGCATGGATGGTCTACGCCAGCGCAATTTACCGGCAGCCATCCACGAAGCTGTGCAGCGCGGTGTGCCCTTTCTGGGCATCTGCGTCGGGATGCAGCTTATGTTCAGTGAAGGCCACGAAATGGGCATCCACCAGGGATTGGACTTGATGGCCGGTAAAGTGGTGCGGTTCCCGGAAAAATTGTCAATGGTCAACGGTCAATGGTCAATGGTCAACGGCCCAATCCGAAATCCGAAATCCGAAATCCGAAATCTAAAGATTCCCCACATGGGTTGGAACCAGCTTGAGCCGGCCTGGGAAAACCCGCTGCTGGCGGGCGTGGAGATGGGCGATTACGCCTATTTTGTGCATTCGTATTATTGTGACGTGACGGAGGCAACGGCCGTACTTGCCTGGACCGATTATGGTTTGCCGTTTGCCTCGGTGGTTGCCAGGGACAATCTGTACGGCCTGCAATTCCACCCGGAAAAAAGCCAGAGCGTGGGGCTGAGAATTTTACGAAACTTCCTGAACATATGA
- the hisA gene encoding 1-(5-phosphoribosyl)-5-[(5-phosphoribosylamino)methylideneamino]imidazole-4-carboxamide isomerase codes for MSFTIYPAIDLRNGRVVRLQFGDPNKQTIFSDDPAAMGRQWIAAGAEWLHVVNLDGAFDETGAANWAVLAQLTQLGANVQFGGGIRALPDVERALNAGAVRVILGTAAIENPALVTEAIRQFGADKVVVGIDARDGRVKTRGWLHETAVSPTQLGQQMRALGVQTIIYTDISRDGVLTGVNAQATADLAQATGLQVIASGGVAALDDITRCAALADQGVVGVITGRAIYDGRLDLHSALQAIQR; via the coding sequence ATGTCCTTCACCATCTACCCTGCCATTGACCTCAGAAACGGCCGTGTCGTCCGCCTCCAATTTGGCGACCCCAACAAACAAACCATCTTCAGCGATGACCCGGCAGCTATGGGGCGGCAGTGGATCGCCGCCGGGGCGGAATGGCTGCACGTCGTCAATCTGGATGGCGCGTTTGACGAAACAGGGGCAGCCAATTGGGCCGTGCTGGCTCAACTGACTCAACTGGGCGCGAACGTGCAGTTTGGTGGCGGCATTCGGGCGCTGCCCGACGTAGAGCGGGCGTTGAACGCCGGCGCAGTGCGCGTCATTTTGGGCACGGCCGCCATCGAAAATCCGGCGCTGGTCACGGAAGCCATCCGACAGTTTGGCGCGGACAAAGTTGTCGTGGGCATTGATGCGCGTGACGGCCGTGTCAAAACTCGCGGTTGGCTGCACGAAACGGCCGTATCCCCCACCCAACTCGGCCAACAAATGCGCGCCCTGGGTGTGCAAACCATCATCTACACCGACATCAGCCGCGATGGCGTGCTGACCGGCGTCAACGCCCAAGCCACCGCCGACCTGGCGCAGGCTACCGGACTACAAGTCATCGCCTCCGGCGGCGTGGCGGCGCTGGACGACATCACCCGCTGCGCTGCCCTGGCCGACCAGGGCGTGGTGGGCGTGATTACCGGGCGGGCGATTTATGACGGCCGTCTCGACCTCCATTCTGCTTTACAAGCCATCCAGCGGTAA